The following proteins are encoded in a genomic region of Triticum dicoccoides isolate Atlit2015 ecotype Zavitan chromosome 1B, WEW_v2.0, whole genome shotgun sequence:
- the LOC119303327 gene encoding putative cyclin-dependent kinase F-2: MPTAIRKRPAAGQEPRVHGGKKPRYAFGSITDYEKLEVLGEGTYGEVFKARDRRTGKKVAVKWVRGNGAGGHGPPDIRAITREAGCLGACRGHESIIEILDVATDAETGDVFLVMELVADGRTLRESLWRPVSEDVTRVMMEQLLDAAKKIHGAGLIHRDFKPENVMVGFFGGLKVGDFGSAIRAKPAGVPYEECCVGTLIYTSPEQLEGNRYYGQAVDMWALGCIMAEMLAGGTLFVAETEEELLAEIYKLRDQITSTGKLDLEFLEELSEAGREVLTGLLAFNPDERMTAAKALEHRWFS, encoded by the coding sequence ATGCCGACGGCCATCCGCAAGCGCCCGGCGGCGGGACAAGAACCGCGCGTCCATGGCGGCAAGAAGCCCCGATACGCGTTCGGGAGCATCACCGACTACGAGAAGCTTGAGGTGCTCGGAGAAGGCACCTACGGCGAGGTGTTCAAGGCGCGCGACCGCCGCACCGGCAAGAAGGTCGCCGTGAAGTGGGTCCGCGGCAACGGGGCCGGCGGACACGGCCCGCCCGACATCCGCGCGATCACCCGCGAGGCCGGCTGCCTCGGCGCGTGCCGGGGTCACGAGTCGATTATCGAGATCTTGGATGTGGCGACGGATGCCGAGACAGGGGACGTGTTCCTCGTCATGGAGCTCGTTGCCGACGGCCGCACCCTCCGCGAGTCGCTCTGGAGGCCTGTATCCGAGGACGTGACCCGCGTGATGATGGAGCAGCTCCTGGATGCGGCAAAGAAGATACATGGAGCCGGCCTCATCCATCGGGACTTCAAGCCGGAGAACGTCATGGTCGGCTTCTTCGGCGGGCTCAAGGTCGGTGACTTTGGGTCGGCGATTCGGGCGAAGCCGGCCGGAGTGCCCTATGAGGAGTGCTGTGTCGGCACCCTGATTTACACATCGCCGGAGCAGCTGGAAGGCAACCGGTACTACGGCCAGGCCGTGGACATGTGGGCGCTTGGGTGCATCATGGCGGAGATGTTGGCCGGCGGGACCCTCTTCGTGGCGGAGACAGAGGAGGAGCTGCTTGCCGAGATCTACAAGCTGCGAGACCAGATCACTTCTACGGGGAAGCTGGATTTGGAGTTCTTGGAGGAGCTTTCAGAAGCCGGGCGTGAGGTCCTGACCGGCCTGCTTGCCTTCAACCCCGACGAGAGGATGACAGCGGCGAAAGCGCTCGAGCACAGGTGGTTCAGCTAG